Below is a genomic region from Streptomyces sp. RPA4-2.
CAGGCTCGTCGGTGAACTCTCCGCCGCCCAGCGGCAGATCGTCTCCATGGCACGGGCGCTGTCCCACGAGGTGCGCCTCATCGTCATGGACGAGCCGTCCGCGGCCCTCGACCCCGACGAGGTCGACAACCTCTTCCGCATCGTCACGGGCCTCACCGCGGACGGCGTCGCCGTCGTCTACATCTCGCACCGGCTGGAGGAGATCCGCCGCATCGGCGACCGCGTGACCGTCCTCAAGGACGGGCGGGCGGTCGCCGGCGGACTCCCCGCGAAGTCCACCCCGACCCGCGAGATCGTCGCGCTGATGACGGGGCGCAACGTGGAGTACGTCTTCCCCGACCGGCCCACCCGGGAGTCCACCGCCGAGCCCGTCCTGCGGGTCCGTGGGCTGGCCCGCGCGGGGGAGTTCGCCCCGCTGGACCTCGATCTGCGCCCCGGCGAGATCGTCGGCCTGGCCGGGCTCGTCGGCTCCGGACGCTCCGAGATCCTGGAGACGATCTACGGCGCGCGCAGACCGACCGCCGGCCAGGTCCACATGGACGGACGGCCGTTGCGGCCCGGCAGCGTCCGCGCCGCCGTCCGCGCCGGACTCGGACTCGCCCCCGAGGAGCGCAAGGCACAGGCCCTGCTGATGCTGGAGTCCGTCACCCGCAACGTCTCCGTGTCCTCCATGTCCCGCTTCGCCCGCGGGGGCTGGATCGACCGGGGCGCGGAACGGGGAGCGGCGCGGGCGGCGACCCGTGAACTGTCGCTGCGCCCGGACAGCCCGTCGGTTCCGGTCCGCACACTGTCCGGCGGCAACCAGCAGAAGGCGGTCCTGGCGCGCTGGCTGCTGCGCGGCTGCCGGGTACTGCTGCTGGACGAGCCGACCCGAGGTGTCGACGTCGGCGCCCGCGCCGAGCTGTACGCGGTCATCCGCCGCCTCGCCGAGGAGGGCCTGGCCGTCCTGCTGGTGTCGAGCGAAGTGCCCGAGGTGCTGGGACTCGCCGACCGTGTGCTGGTGCTGCGCGAGGGCCGGGTCGTGCACACCGCCCCCGCCCGGGAGCTCGACGAACACCGTGTCCTCGACCTCGTCATGGAAGGAAGTCCGGCATCATGACGCAGCCCGTGTCCCCGCCCCGGGGCAGCACCGGCAAGGTGCCACCGATGGGCGAACTCCCCGCCTGGCGCACGCTCGGTGCCCGCGCCGACGTGCGCACCCTCTCGCTCCTCGGCGTGCTCGTCGCCCTGATCGTGATCGGCGGCATCACCAAGCCCGACGAGTTCCTCGACACCCGCAACCTCCAACTCGTCCTCACCCAGGCGTCGGTGATCGGCGTGGTCACCGTCGGCATGACCTTCGTGATCACCTCAGGCGGCATCGACCTGTCGGTCGGCGCCATCGTCGCGCTCTCCTCGGTGTGGGCGACCACGGTCGCCACCCAGGAGTACGGCTTCGCGGGCATCCTCTTCACCGCGGTGCTGGTCGGTGTGGGCTGTGGCCTGGTCAACGGCCTGCTCATCGCGTACGGCGGCATGGTGCCGTTCATCGCGACGCTCGCCATGCTCGCCTCGGCCCGCGGCCTCGCGCTCCAGATCACCGACGGCAGGACCCAGATCGTCAGCGTGGACGGGGTCCTGAAGCTCGGCGAACGCGACGCGTACGTGCTGGGCGTTCCCCCGCTGGTACTGGTCTTCGCCGTCGTCACGGTCATCGGCTGGCTGATCCTCAACCGCACCACCTTCGGCCGCCGCACGGTCGCCGTGGGCGGCAACGCGGAGGCGGCCCGGCTCGCCGGCATCGACGTACGACGACAGCGGCTGTATCTCTACCTGCTCTCCGGACTGTGCTGCGGCATAGCGGCCTTCCTGCTGGTCATCCTGTCCGGCTCGGGCCAGAACACCAACGGCAACCTGTACGAACTCGACGCCATCGCGGCCGCGATCATCGGCGGCACGCTGCTCAGCGGGGGCCGCGGCACCATCACCGGCTCCGTGCTCGGCGTACTGATCTTCACCACGATCACCAACATCTTCGCGCTGAACAACCTGCAGAGCGACGTCCAGCAGATCGCCAAGGGCGCGATCATCGTCGCCGCGGTCCTGGTCCAGCGGCGCACCGCAAGCACGACCTGACACGGGAAGGGTTCACCGCCATGCCAGCACCCACGCACGTCACCAGCCGCCGAGGAATGCTCCTCGGGACCGCCGCCGTCTCGGCCGGCGCCCTCCTGACCGGCTGCACCTCCAACGACACCAAGGACGAGAAGCCGGCCTCGAACGACCGGCCGGCCGCCGACGACAAGCCCGGCAAGCACGTCACCATCGGCTTCGCGGGCCCGCAGGCCGACCACGGCTGGCTCAACGCGATCAACGACAACGCCAAGAGCCGCGCGAAGAAGTACTCGGACGTCACCCTGGAGATCACCGAGGGCTCCAACGACACCGCGGCGCAGATCGGCCAGATCGAGACACTGATCAACAAGAAGGTCGACGTGCTGGTGGTGCTGCCCGCCGACGGCAAGGCGCTCACGCAGGTCGGACTGAAGGCGATGCGCGCCGGAATCCCCGTCGTCAACCTCGACCGGATCTTCAACTCCCCGCAGGCGTACCGCTGCTGGATCGGCGGTGACAACTACGGCATGGGCCTCAGCGCCGGTCGCTACATCGGCGAGCAGCTCAAGGACAAGCAGGGCGCCCGGGTCATCGAGCTGGCCGGTCTCGACAACCTGGAGCTGACCAAACAGCGCACCGAGGGCTTCGACGCGGCTCTGAAGAACTACCCGAACATCAAGAAGGTGGCCCGCCAGGCCGCCGAGTTCACCGTCGAGTCCGGTCAGGCCAAGATGTCCCAGCTCCTCCAGGCCCAGCCGAAGTTCGACGCCCTGTGGAACCACGACGACGACCAGGGCGTGGGCGCGCTGCGCGCGATCGAGCAGGCCGGCCGTGACGACTTCCTGATGGTGGGCGGCGCGGGCGCGCTCTCCGCCTTCCAGGCCATCGAGGCCGGCAACAGTGTCCTGAAGGCCACCGTCCTGTATCCGCCGACCATGGCGGCGTCCGCGATCGACCTGGCCCGCGCCCTCGGTCAGGGCAAGGGGGTGGGCGGCCTCGCCGAGTTCGAGATCCCGGCCTCGATCACGCTCTACTCCGCCGTCGTCGACAAGGACAACGTCGGCCAGT
It encodes:
- a CDS encoding ABC transporter permease, which codes for MTQPVSPPRGSTGKVPPMGELPAWRTLGARADVRTLSLLGVLVALIVIGGITKPDEFLDTRNLQLVLTQASVIGVVTVGMTFVITSGGIDLSVGAIVALSSVWATTVATQEYGFAGILFTAVLVGVGCGLVNGLLIAYGGMVPFIATLAMLASARGLALQITDGRTQIVSVDGVLKLGERDAYVLGVPPLVLVFAVVTVIGWLILNRTTFGRRTVAVGGNAEAARLAGIDVRRQRLYLYLLSGLCCGIAAFLLVILSGSGQNTNGNLYELDAIAAAIIGGTLLSGGRGTITGSVLGVLIFTTITNIFALNNLQSDVQQIAKGAIIVAAVLVQRRTASTT
- a CDS encoding substrate-binding domain-containing protein; the protein is MPAPTHVTSRRGMLLGTAAVSAGALLTGCTSNDTKDEKPASNDRPAADDKPGKHVTIGFAGPQADHGWLNAINDNAKSRAKKYSDVTLEITEGSNDTAAQIGQIETLINKKVDVLVVLPADGKALTQVGLKAMRAGIPVVNLDRIFNSPQAYRCWIGGDNYGMGLSAGRYIGEQLKDKQGARVIELAGLDNLELTKQRTEGFDAALKNYPNIKKVARQAAEFTVESGQAKMSQLLQAQPKFDALWNHDDDQGVGALRAIEQAGRDDFLMVGGAGALSAFQAIEAGNSVLKATVLYPPTMAASAIDLARALGQGKGVGGLAEFEIPASITLYSAVVDKDNVGQYMSTGFK
- a CDS encoding sugar ABC transporter ATP-binding protein; the encoded protein is MAPEPPLLTMSGITKSFPGVRALDGVDLDVQAGEVHCLLGQNGAGKSTLIKVLAGAHQPDDGTIGWRGAPVALRSPIAAMRLGIATIYQELDLVEGLSVAENVHLGHEPTSAGFVVRGKAARASTAALLERLGHPEIDPARLVGELSAAQRQIVSMARALSHEVRLIVMDEPSAALDPDEVDNLFRIVTGLTADGVAVVYISHRLEEIRRIGDRVTVLKDGRAVAGGLPAKSTPTREIVALMTGRNVEYVFPDRPTRESTAEPVLRVRGLARAGEFAPLDLDLRPGEIVGLAGLVGSGRSEILETIYGARRPTAGQVHMDGRPLRPGSVRAAVRAGLGLAPEERKAQALLMLESVTRNVSVSSMSRFARGGWIDRGAERGAARAATRELSLRPDSPSVPVRTLSGGNQQKAVLARWLLRGCRVLLLDEPTRGVDVGARAELYAVIRRLAEEGLAVLLVSSEVPEVLGLADRVLVLREGRVVHTAPARELDEHRVLDLVMEGSPAS